The following DNA comes from Myxococcales bacterium.
GGGCGGCACGTCCCCAGGAGCCGGGGGCCAGGCCGGTGCCGGTGCAAATGCCCCCGTGCGAGCGCCGCAGGGGCTGATGGCACGACCTGCCAACCCCACGTGCACAGCGCCAGACTCCGAAGCCGCCGCTCCCGCCAAGCTGAGCGAGACCGGCTGCTTCCAGCCGGGCGACCCCCGCAAACCCGCTGCGGGGCTCATCCCTTACGGGGTCACGGCAGCCCTGTGGTCCGACGGCGCCGACAAACGACGGTGGATGGCGCTTCCCGATGGCGCGCAGATCGAAGTTGATCCCGCGACGGGCGATTTTTCGTTCCCCAACGGCACGGTGCTGCTCAAGGCCTTCGAGATGGACGGCATGCCGCTCGAGACGCGTTTTCTCGTGCGCCTCGCCACCGGCACCTGGGTTGCTTACACCTACGTGTTCAACGAAGCCGGCACGGACGCCACGCTGCTCGGCCGGGAGAGCGACTACCGCTTCCTCGAACGCGCCGGGGGCACGCTCGAGTGGACGTTCCCCAGCCGCGAGAACTGTTTCGCGTGCCACACCGAGGGCGCGGGTCGTTCGATCGGCCTCGAGTTGGCGCAACTCGACGGCGACTTCGTCTACCCGGGCGACAAGCTCTCGAATCAAGTGGACACGCTCATCGCCATCGGCGTTCTGCCGAGCGGCGTCGATCGCACGCAGGGCTTTCCTGCCCTCGACGACCCGCAGGCGTCGTTGGACCGTCGCGCCCGCGCCTACCTGCACGCCAACTGCGCGCACTGCCACAGGCCGGGCCAAACGAAGGACGTCTCCCTCGACCTTCGTTACGCATCACCGCTCGCGAACACCAATGCCTGCGGCGTGGCGCCTGCGAAGAACAAGTACGGCATCGACGAGATCAAGCTCATCGATCCCGGCGCCCCTGAAAACTCCATGGTCAGTTTCCGGATGCGCTCCACGGTGAAGAACATTCGCATGCCTGACCTCGGCACACGCGTCGTGGACGAACGCGCCCTCATGCTCGTCGACGACTGGATTTCATCGCTGCAAAGCTGCGCGGCCACGCCCCAGCCCTGACCCAGGAGCCCGCATGAACGCCCTCTTTCCCCGCACCCTCGTGTATGCCTCGTTGATGCTTGGGCTTGCGGCCTGCGCCGCCAGCACTGAGAAGGCTCCGGATACGGAGGCCCCCGGCCGCGGCGGCAACGGGGGAACCCGCAACGCCGGGGCCGGTGGGGCGGGCGGCGCCACAGGGACCCCCGGCGCAGGCGGCGCCACCGGCACCGCCGGCGCGGGCGGCGCCACGGGGACCGCCGGCACGGGCGGCACGGTGAACGGGGGGCGCGCCAGGCATGGCCGGCGGAGGAGGGCCGTCGCCCGCTTCGCCCGCCACGTGCGCCCCCCCCAACCTCAAGCTGACCCGCATCGCCCAGCTCGACAGCCCGATGGCGCTCACCCAGGGCGGCGCCGACGATTTTCTCCTGGTCGCCGAGCGCGCTGGACGCATACGCGTCGTGAAGAACGGGATGCCCGCAGGCACCTTCATGGACCTGCAGTCATCCGTGGACACCGAGGCCTTCGACGACGCGAACACCGAACGCGGCCTTCAGAACCTGGCGCTTCACCCTGCCTACGCCGACAACGGGCGCTTCTTCGTGTTCTACACCCGCCGCTCGAAAGACCCCTTTTCCGAGGGCGCACAGGGCGACATCGTGATCGCCGAAGGACAGCGTTCCGAAGATCCCACGAAAGCGAAGGCGGGCCTCACGCCCCTTCTGGTGATCCCCCACGGAGACGACCACCACATCGGTGGCATGCTCGCGTTCGGCCCCGATGGCTTTCTTTACGCCGCCACGGGCGATGGCGGCGGGGGCGACCAACGCGGCAAACGTTCGTGGGACCTCACGGACCTGCGCTCGAAGATCCTCCGCATCGATGTGGATGACGTGGCTCGGCGCGTGCCCGGCAACATGACCCGCGACAACGCCAAGCCCCAAGTGTGGGCGAACGGCACCCGCAACCCGTTCCGCGGCAGCTTCGACCGCGTCACCGGCGATCTTTACTTCGGCGACGTGGGCGACGCGAGCTACGAGGAGGTCAACTTCGTGCCCCCGGGCAAAACGAACCTGAACTTCGGGTGGGGCTTCGACAAGAGCAAGGTGGAAGGCCCGCACCAGGTCCAAACAGGGATGGAAGGCCGCCACCCGATGCCCTACTACACGGCGGTGGCCTGGACGGAGCGCGACGAGCTGCCGATCCTCGAGTACCCGCACGACGGGCCGGGCTGGCAAGTGGCGGCGTCATCCTGGCAGATGAAGGGTTTCGCCTGCCTGGGCGCCATCGACGACGCCGAGGGGTGCGCCCGCGCCGTCATCGGAGGTTACGTGTACCGCGGCAAGGCGATAGGACAGCTGAGTGGTCGCTACTTCTACGGGGATCACGTGCGCAACGAGATCCGCTCCTTCGTCGTGAAAGACGGGGCGCTCACCTGCCCGCACGATCACACGAGCGAGCTCGTCACCACCAGCACACGGCTTCAAGGGCTCACGGGCTTCGGCGAAGACAAAGACGGCGAACTCTACGCGCTCGATCTCGTCGGCAACGTGTACCGCATCGACCCGCGCTGAGGATACAGTCCCGTATGTTTCCCGCGCCCTCCCGGCCGAGCGCTTCGTGCGAGGCCCGCACACGCGCCTTTTCGCTTCGATCTGACCCGCTGCCGGGCCGCACCCCGGAAGACAACCCTCGCGTGATGACGGTGGCGGGGCGCTTCGACAAGCTCACGCTCGCCGCGTTTTTGTCCCGCGCCCACCCGCACGTCGCTTGCGACGACTGGCGCGCCCGCGCGGAGGCGGGCTCTCTTTGTCTCGAAGGCCAACGCGTACGGGACCTCAACGTCACCGTACGAGCGGGCAACCGATTGATCCACACGATCCCCCGCGAGACCGAACCCGATGTGGCCACGGCCGTACGCTTCCTTTACGAAGACCCGCACATCTTTGTCGTTCACAAACCCGCCCCCCTGCCAGTTCACCCCTGTGGCCGCTTTCGGCGCAATACCTTGACCGCGCTCTTTGCGCACGCCTTTTCCGAGAGCGTCAAACCCGTGCACCGCCTGGATGCAGACACCGCGGGGCTCATGGTCCTGGCCCGCACGCGCCAAGCGGCCCATCACTTGGGGCGCCAATTCGAGAGCCGCACGGTGGAGAAGGACTATCTCGCTTTGGTGGAAGGACTGCCCCCATGGGATCGCCTGGCGTGCACCTTGCCCCTTTCGAGCGCGCCCCAGGGCGCCGGCAAACGCGAGGTGGTTCCGGAGGGCCCCGATGCGGGCCACGACGCCCTGACCCTCTTCGAGCGGCTACGCCCCGACGTCGCCAACGCCCGCTGCCTGCTGAGGGCAAAACCAAGCTCCGGACGCACGAACCAGATTCGGGTGCACCTCGCCGCCCTGGGATTTCCGATCGTGGGTGACGCCGCCTACGCGGGCACGGACGCCTTCACGAGCGGCCAGTTCCCCTTATGCTTGCACGCCTTCAAGCTCGCGTTCCGGCATCCCCATACCGATGCGCCGCTTAGCTTCGAGGACGTGGCCCCCCCCTGGGCCGAAGGCGCCTGAAGCCGGCTGGGCCCCTCCGTTCAGGCGTCGTCCCCGATGTGCGCGGCCCCTCGCGCCCGGGCCAGCTCCATCTGCCGCGCGCGCTCGCGCCGTCCCGCCCGCGTCTCGGCGCTCACCTGCGCGTGGCAGTACGGGCAGCACACACCCGCCTCGAAGAGCGGCGACTGCCGGTCAGCCGGCGTGATCGGATTTTGGCAGCCAAAGCACAACGTGTGATCACCCGGCGCAAGTCCGTGATCCAGGGCGACCCGCTGATCGAAGACGAAGCAATCACCCCGCCACCGCGAGGTCTCTTTGGGCACCTCTTCGAGGTACTTGAGGATGCCGCCCTCGAGGTGAAAGACGCTCTCGAAGCCTTCTTGCAACATGAACGACGTGGCCTTTTCGCAGCGGATGCCTCCGGTGCAGAACATGGCCACCTTGCGGTGACGGGCTGGATCCAGGTTTTGGCGCACCCAGGCGGGAAAGTCGCTGAAGTTCTGGATGCCCGGATCCACCGCGCCCTCGAAGGTCCCAAGCCGCGTTTCGTAGACGTTCCGGGTGTCCACCAACAACACCTCGGGATCGGCGAGCAGGTCGTTCCATCGTGCGGGCGGCACATAGGTCCCCACCCGCTCGCGCGGCGACACCTCTGGCACACCCAGCGTGACGATTTCCTTTTTCAGCCGCACCTTCATGCGGTGAAAGGGCATGCGCTCGCAGGCAGACTCCTTGGGGAGAAGATCGGCGAACGCAGGCCCGCTGCGCAGATGGCCCAGCAAAGCGTCGATGCCCGCGCGCGTTCCCGCCACCGTGCCGTTGATGCCCTCGGGAGCTATCAGGATGATGCCGCGGAGCCCCTCGGCCATGCAAAGAGCGTCGAGGGAGCTCTGCAGGCCCTCGAGATCTTGCAAGGGAACGAACTTGTAGAACGCGGCGACGACGATCGGGGACATCGTGGGGGGGCACCATAGCCGAAGGCGGCCAGCGGGGCCAACGGCGCCCCGGGTGAAGGCCCCGAAAATTGGCCCTTACAGGCTGCGTCTGTCATCGTTGCGGGGCCGCATGTCCCGCCACCCCACGTTGCCCACGGGTCCCCTTTCCGCCTCCGAGGAAGCCGAGCTGCTCCACCGCGCCCGGAACCAGGATCGCCACGCCCTGTCCCTGCTCTTGCAAGCCCACCAAAGCGGCGTGCGGGCCACCATCCGCGCCTTGGTGGGACACCCCAAAGATCTCGAGGACATCCTTCAAGACGCCCTGCTCGACGCCTTCACCCGGCTCGAGGAACTGCCCCCCGGCGCGCGGTTTTCGGACTGGCTCCAGGGCCTCGCCATCGAAAAAGCGGGCGCCTTTTTGGCCTTGGCCCGCCGCTTTCGCCCGGCCGCCCAACTCGAGCTCGAGGCCTACTGTGCCAAAACGGAGACCACGGCCGACGTGGCCGCCATCTTCGGTGAAGACGGGTTCAGCTTCGACGTGCGCTCACACGTCGCGTTCTGCTTTACGGCCATCGGCCGTTCACTGCCCATGGAAGAGCAGTTCGCCATCGTGTTGGTGGACGTGCTCGGGCTTTCCCTCGACGAGGCCGCCGCCGTGCAGCGGCTCAACACGGACTCGCTGACACGCTACCTGCAAAACGCCCGCACGAACCTCGAGCTGCTCTTCGAACGGCTGTGTGGGCTCTCGAACGAAGCCAACCCTTGCGACTTGTGCCGCGGGCTGCGCGCCGTGGCGGCTGATGAGCGCAAAGGCACCGACCCCGACCGGCTGGCGCTCAACAGCGGCCCGCCCGACGAGCGGCTCTCGCGGCGGCTCAGGATCGTGAGCCAAGCCGATCTCGATCACGGGCCCACCCGTGCGCTACACGACTTTCTCTTCGAGTTGATGTCGCAGAACGAAACCAACCGGGAGACCCCCAAGGATCAGGATGAGCGCCTCCCGTCTGAGCGGTCGCGCTGGGAGGATCTTCAGACCTATAACAACTGACGCGCCCCCAACGGGCGCGCGGGAAGGGGCGCCCTTCCCCCTCGGTCGCTACTTCTTCCGTCGCCCGAAGAGGCCTTGCTTCTCT
Coding sequences within:
- a CDS encoding PQQ-dependent sugar dehydrogenase, coding for MAGGGGPSPASPATCAPPNLKLTRIAQLDSPMALTQGGADDFLLVAERAGRIRVVKNGMPAGTFMDLQSSVDTEAFDDANTERGLQNLALHPAYADNGRFFVFYTRRSKDPFSEGAQGDIVIAEGQRSEDPTKAKAGLTPLLVIPHGDDHHIGGMLAFGPDGFLYAATGDGGGGDQRGKRSWDLTDLRSKILRIDVDDVARRVPGNMTRDNAKPQVWANGTRNPFRGSFDRVTGDLYFGDVGDASYEEVNFVPPGKTNLNFGWGFDKSKVEGPHQVQTGMEGRHPMPYYTAVAWTERDELPILEYPHDGPGWQVAASSWQMKGFACLGAIDDAEGCARAVIGGYVYRGKAIGQLSGRYFYGDHVRNEIRSFVVKDGALTCPHDHTSELVTTSTRLQGLTGFGEDKDGELYALDLVGNVYRIDPR
- a CDS encoding RluA family pseudouridine synthase; this translates as MFPAPSRPSASCEARTRAFSLRSDPLPGRTPEDNPRVMTVAGRFDKLTLAAFLSRAHPHVACDDWRARAEAGSLCLEGQRVRDLNVTVRAGNRLIHTIPRETEPDVATAVRFLYEDPHIFVVHKPAPLPVHPCGRFRRNTLTALFAHAFSESVKPVHRLDADTAGLMVLARTRQAAHHLGRQFESRTVEKDYLALVEGLPPWDRLACTLPLSSAPQGAGKREVVPEGPDAGHDALTLFERLRPDVANARCLLRAKPSSGRTNQIRVHLAALGFPIVGDAAYAGTDAFTSGQFPLCLHAFKLAFRHPHTDAPLSFEDVAPPWAEGA
- a CDS encoding rhodanese-related sulfurtransferase; amino-acid sequence: MSPIVVAAFYKFVPLQDLEGLQSSLDALCMAEGLRGIILIAPEGINGTVAGTRAGIDALLGHLRSGPAFADLLPKESACERMPFHRMKVRLKKEIVTLGVPEVSPRERVGTYVPPARWNDLLADPEVLLVDTRNVYETRLGTFEGAVDPGIQNFSDFPAWVRQNLDPARHRKVAMFCTGGIRCEKATSFMLQEGFESVFHLEGGILKYLEEVPKETSRWRGDCFVFDQRVALDHGLAPGDHTLCFGCQNPITPADRQSPLFEAGVCCPYCHAQVSAETRAGRRERARQMELARARGAAHIGDDA